In Aequorivita sp. H23M31, a single window of DNA contains:
- a CDS encoding KilA-N domain-containing protein, with the protein MTQNKKNTIEVRGITITVLHSQENDFISLTDIAKTKENDSRAADVIKNWIRTRSTLEFIGTWEQLYNPDFKVVEFDHFKMNAGLPSFVLSPGKWIEKTNAIGFIVKKGKYGGTYAHKDIALEFCSAINPTFKLFVIKEFQRLKEEEQKQLGWSAKRELAKINYRIHTDAIKENLIPKHLSKKQISYVYANEADILNMALFGKTAKQWRDENPDKKGNIRDDANASQLICLANLENLNAVFINDGLPQKRTIGKAQSNRH; encoded by the coding sequence TCAAGAAAATGATTTCATTTCGCTAACGGATATTGCTAAGACCAAAGAAAATGATTCAAGGGCAGCAGATGTTATCAAGAATTGGATTAGAACCAGAAGCACCTTAGAATTTATTGGCACTTGGGAACAATTGTATAATCCAGACTTTAAAGTGGTGGAATTTGACCACTTTAAAATGAATGCCGGCTTACCCAGTTTTGTATTAAGTCCCGGGAAATGGATTGAAAAAACAAATGCAATTGGTTTTATAGTAAAAAAGGGGAAATATGGAGGCACCTATGCCCACAAAGATATTGCCTTGGAATTTTGCTCTGCCATCAATCCAACGTTTAAGCTCTTTGTCATTAAAGAGTTTCAACGCCTTAAAGAAGAAGAGCAAAAGCAATTGGGTTGGTCTGCTAAGCGAGAATTGGCAAAAATCAACTACCGCATTCATACCGATGCCATAAAAGAAAACCTGATTCCAAAACACCTAAGCAAAAAGCAAATTTCTTATGTCTATGCGAATGAAGCGGACATCCTCAATATGGCCTTGTTTGGAAAAACAGCCAAACAATGGCGAGATGAAAATCCTGATAAAAAAGGAAATATAAGAGATGATGCCAATGCTTCACAACTGATTTGCTTAGCCAATTTAGAAAACCTGAATGCGGTGTTTATCAACGATGGTTTGCCACAAAAGCGAACGATTGGCAAAGCTCAATCAAATCGCCATTAG